The following are encoded in a window of Sphingomonas panacis genomic DNA:
- a CDS encoding TetR/AcrR family transcriptional regulator has protein sequence MTEHENPDAKVPRSRLGSALQQENVSDRHKDVLEAAATLFAERGYAATSVRDIGEQVGLLGGSLYHYIKSKEALFVRIHDIALQMAEDRIAFAISQFVDPWDRLEAACITMLEIQLDPASLTMPLMKDFASVPMEIRARLIAKRDEFEHIFRDLVTDLPLDPAVDRGVYRLLLLTLLNNVSGWYKDGRLAPQEIARQIVQIFRQSQR, from the coding sequence ATGACCGAACACGAGAACCCGGATGCCAAAGTGCCGCGGAGCAGGCTTGGAAGCGCATTGCAGCAGGAAAATGTCAGCGACCGACACAAGGATGTTCTGGAAGCTGCCGCCACCTTGTTCGCGGAACGCGGCTACGCCGCAACCTCTGTCCGCGATATCGGCGAACAGGTCGGACTGCTGGGAGGATCGCTCTATCACTATATCAAATCGAAGGAGGCCCTCTTCGTCCGCATCCACGATATCGCCCTGCAAATGGCGGAGGACCGCATTGCTTTCGCGATCTCACAATTTGTCGACCCGTGGGACCGGCTCGAGGCGGCCTGCATAACCATGCTGGAGATCCAGCTGGACCCCGCCTCGCTGACGATGCCGCTGATGAAAGATTTTGCCTCGGTACCAATGGAAATCCGCGCGCGACTCATCGCAAAGCGCGACGAATTCGAACATATTTTTCGCGACCTGGTCACCGATCTGCCGCTGGATCCCGCAGTCGACCGCGGTGTTTACCGTCTGCTGCTCCTGACGCTGCTCAACAATGTGAGTGGATGGTACAAGGACGGTCGCTTGGCGCCCCAGGAGATAGCGCGCCAGATCGTCCAGATATTTCGGCAGTCGCAACGGTGA
- a CDS encoding 3-hydroxyacyl-CoA dehydrogenase/enoyl-CoA hydratase family protein: MTEIRTAAVIGAGVMGSGIAAHLANAGLDVILLDTDKALADAGIARQLKAGGFMDPAFANRISTGSTADDLSRLVEADWIVEAVAENLEIKQGLYRAIEGVRKAGSIVSSNTSTIPLADLATGLPERFAADFLITHFFNPPRIMRLLELVSGEAARPEVTSTISAFADRSLGKTVVTCKDTPGFIANRIGNYWLSVGLNEAISLGIDVEEADAVLGKPFGIPATGIFGLLDLVGIDLLPMVLRSLQRATGADDAIQDYAAEPLLIAHMIAENRLGRKSGAGFTRLSADRRTREVIDLATGDYRPQKPVSSESLAAARGDPRSLMEQPGSGGRFAAAVMERTLAYAASLVPDIADTPEAVDEAMRSGYGWKQGPLELIDRLGAAWFKARLEARGAAVPAYLALAAREGGFYAVKGGRRSSLRPDGATAPVSRGDDVLLLSDLALAGEPVAVWETAQLWDLGEGVACFEIRTKLNTFSTDLLDAIEQAVERCRADFKALVIGSDAPYFSAGADLRVFLDTFEKGGRGAIGAFIDQGHRTFKAIKYAPFPIVAAASGIALGGGCELLLHCDAIQAHAELSMGLVETKVGLIPGWGGCKEMLVRQSSAAHAPHGPVAAALSVFNIIAPARTTTSAFDARTLGFLRPADGITMNRDRLLGDAKAKALELAEGYVPPEPIQIALAGPSGASALNNILDGEALAGRITAHDKVIGMALANVLTGGLAADPVKPQSEDAILALEREAFVDLLATPASLDRIRHMLTTGKPLRN; this comes from the coding sequence ATGACCGAGATTCGTACTGCCGCAGTGATCGGCGCGGGCGTCATGGGCTCAGGCATCGCAGCTCATCTTGCAAATGCCGGGCTCGACGTGATCCTGCTGGATACGGATAAGGCCTTGGCGGATGCCGGCATTGCCCGGCAGCTCAAGGCCGGCGGCTTCATGGATCCCGCCTTCGCCAACCGGATCAGCACGGGGTCGACGGCGGACGACCTCTCGCGTCTTGTCGAAGCCGACTGGATCGTGGAGGCGGTGGCCGAGAATCTGGAGATTAAGCAGGGCCTCTATCGTGCGATCGAAGGTGTTCGAAAGGCCGGCTCGATCGTCTCCTCCAATACATCGACCATTCCGCTCGCGGATCTTGCGACAGGACTGCCGGAGCGGTTCGCCGCCGATTTCCTCATCACGCACTTTTTCAATCCGCCACGCATCATGCGCTTGCTGGAACTGGTCTCCGGTGAGGCGGCCAGGCCGGAGGTGACCTCGACCATCAGCGCGTTCGCTGACCGATCGCTCGGCAAGACGGTCGTCACTTGCAAGGACACGCCCGGCTTCATCGCCAACCGCATCGGCAATTACTGGCTGTCCGTCGGGCTGAATGAAGCGATCAGCCTTGGCATCGACGTCGAAGAAGCCGATGCCGTTCTCGGCAAGCCCTTCGGCATCCCCGCGACCGGCATATTCGGTCTGCTCGATCTCGTGGGCATCGACCTGTTGCCGATGGTCTTGCGGAGCCTGCAACGTGCAACCGGCGCTGACGACGCGATCCAGGATTATGCGGCCGAGCCGCTGCTGATCGCGCACATGATCGCGGAGAACCGCCTGGGCCGCAAGAGCGGCGCAGGCTTCACGCGCCTCTCGGCTGACCGCAGGACGCGCGAGGTGATCGACCTTGCGACCGGCGACTACCGCCCGCAGAAACCCGTTTCTTCCGAAAGCCTGGCTGCTGCGCGCGGTGATCCGCGTTCGCTGATGGAGCAGCCGGGGAGCGGTGGCCGCTTTGCCGCCGCCGTCATGGAGCGGACTTTGGCCTATGCGGCTTCACTGGTGCCGGATATCGCCGACACGCCGGAGGCGGTCGATGAAGCGATGCGCTCCGGCTATGGCTGGAAGCAGGGGCCGTTGGAACTGATCGACCGGCTGGGCGCCGCCTGGTTCAAGGCCCGGCTCGAAGCCCGAGGCGCGGCCGTACCCGCCTATCTGGCGCTCGCCGCCCGGGAGGGAGGCTTTTATGCGGTCAAAGGCGGCCGGCGGTCCAGCCTCCGCCCTGATGGTGCCACCGCACCCGTGAGCCGCGGCGATGATGTGCTGCTGCTGTCCGACCTCGCTTTGGCGGGCGAGCCGGTCGCCGTCTGGGAGACGGCGCAACTCTGGGATCTGGGCGAGGGCGTTGCCTGTTTTGAGATCCGTACCAAGCTGAATACGTTCAGCACGGATCTGCTCGATGCGATCGAGCAGGCGGTCGAGCGCTGTCGTGCCGACTTCAAGGCGCTGGTGATCGGTAGCGACGCGCCATATTTCAGCGCGGGTGCTGACCTGCGCGTGTTTCTCGACACGTTCGAGAAGGGTGGGCGTGGGGCGATCGGGGCCTTCATCGATCAAGGGCACCGCACGTTCAAGGCCATCAAGTATGCGCCTTTCCCGATCGTGGCCGCCGCCTCGGGTATCGCGCTGGGCGGCGGTTGCGAGCTCCTTTTGCACTGTGATGCCATCCAGGCCCATGCTGAGCTGTCCATGGGGCTTGTCGAGACCAAGGTCGGGCTCATCCCCGGCTGGGGTGGCTGCAAGGAGATGCTGGTCAGACAGTCCTCCGCCGCGCACGCTCCGCACGGCCCGGTTGCGGCGGCGCTTTCCGTTTTCAACATCATAGCCCCCGCCAGGACAACGACCAGCGCCTTCGATGCCCGAACGCTTGGTTTCCTGCGGCCGGCGGATGGCATCACGATGAATCGCGATCGCCTGCTCGGGGATGCCAAGGCCAAGGCGCTCGAACTGGCTGAGGGCTATGTTCCGCCTGAGCCGATCCAGATCGCACTCGCTGGTCCCTCCGGCGCAAGCGCGCTCAACAACATATTGGACGGCGAGGCGCTGGCCGGCCGGATCACCGCGCACGACAAGGTGATCGGCATGGCGCTTGCCAACGTGCTGACGGGCGGTCTAGCGGCCGACCCCGTGAAACCGCAGAGCGAGGATGCGATCCTAGCGCTCGAACGCGAAGCGTTCGTGGATCTTCTCGCAACGCCTGCATCGCTCGATCGCATCCGGCACATGCTGACAACCGGCAAGCCACTGCGCAACTGA
- a CDS encoding type-F conjugative transfer system secretin TraK, translating into MSVFAIGCAAIGAVFLSRIYCLLSRCLGAALLVMSFVFTAAPAWADQTVMAADGSQVDCAASAKDLTRISLVEDEFASVSKISTGNPQDDFSVVNEPVRGDIYLSVPEGFGRQALSFFATSKRGYVYKFVCRIAGDQAVQVFISNPAIAKDKAAEAAPQTAALSPQDGAVELVQAMYSNQVVEGYEMRQRALRPVYVGNLAVQMIAEYRGADLTGRVLRIENKGGAPIMLTEATVAPSSALAVSIAEPKLDPGKVTTAYLVSQTGRQ; encoded by the coding sequence ATGTCGGTCTTTGCCATCGGTTGCGCCGCGATCGGCGCTGTATTCCTGTCGCGCATCTACTGCCTTTTGAGCCGGTGCCTCGGCGCCGCACTGCTGGTGATGAGCTTTGTGTTTACCGCCGCGCCGGCCTGGGCCGACCAGACGGTGATGGCCGCGGACGGTAGCCAGGTCGACTGCGCTGCGTCCGCCAAGGATCTGACGCGGATCAGCCTCGTCGAAGATGAGTTCGCGTCGGTGTCGAAGATCTCGACCGGCAATCCGCAGGACGACTTCTCCGTCGTGAACGAGCCGGTGCGAGGCGATATCTACCTCTCGGTTCCGGAAGGCTTCGGCCGCCAGGCCCTGTCGTTCTTTGCGACCAGCAAGCGGGGATATGTCTACAAGTTCGTGTGCCGGATTGCGGGCGACCAGGCGGTCCAGGTGTTCATATCGAACCCCGCGATAGCGAAGGACAAGGCCGCCGAGGCCGCACCGCAGACCGCCGCGCTGAGCCCGCAGGACGGCGCGGTCGAACTCGTCCAGGCGATGTATTCGAACCAGGTCGTCGAGGGCTACGAGATGCGCCAGCGCGCGCTTCGACCCGTCTATGTCGGCAACCTCGCGGTCCAGATGATCGCCGAGTATCGTGGCGCGGACCTCACCGGCCGGGTGCTGCGCATCGAGAATAAGGGCGGCGCTCCGATCATGCTCACCGAAGCCACCGTAGCGCCGAGCAGCGCGCTCGCGGTGTCGATCGCGGAGCCGAAGCTCGATCCTGGGAAGGTCACGACGGCCTACCTCGTCTCGCAAACCGGGAGGCAATGA
- a CDS encoding TrbC/VirB2 family protein — MQSVLKHSGRAELAILALIALAFALFIFAGPAFAGADTTFDTALTKFTDFLEGSGGKIITVLSLAGGIVALASGRFSMGQIAIPVGVGVGAGTGIPIVTSTVTATI, encoded by the coding sequence ATGCAGTCTGTCCTCAAGCACAGCGGCCGTGCGGAGCTGGCGATCCTCGCTCTCATCGCACTGGCGTTCGCGCTATTCATTTTTGCCGGACCCGCATTCGCGGGCGCCGATACGACGTTCGACACCGCTCTGACGAAGTTCACCGACTTCCTCGAAGGCTCGGGCGGCAAGATCATCACCGTCCTCTCGCTTGCGGGCGGCATCGTCGCACTCGCCTCGGGCCGCTTCTCGATGGGCCAGATCGCCATCCCGGTCGGCGTCGGCGTCGGCGCAGGCACGGGCATACCGATCGTCACCTCGACCGTGACGGCAACGATCTGA
- a CDS encoding thiolase family protein produces MTTAYIVDYLRSPFTPAYRGSLSTVRPDDLVAEIIKALVGRSGIDPNEIEDVNLGCAFPEGEHGLNIARCAALIAGLPQSVGGSTVNRWCGSSMQAVQMAAGAIAMGAGDVFIAGGVETMSRVPMMGFNPMPNPRWSDAQRTAFLNMGLTAENLADRYDISREEQDAYSLESQNKALAARADGRLASELAPIGDVGADGCPRATDAEKLAGLKTAFKADGSVTAGNSSPLTDGASATLVCSEAFVQRNKLTPLARIAGYAISGCAPEIMGIGPVEASRKALKRAGVTAAQLDVIEMNEAFAAQVLACCHDLDIEPARLNRDGGAIALGHPLGATGARLVGKASLLLKRDGGRHALATQCIGGGQGIAMVLEAA; encoded by the coding sequence ATGACAACCGCCTACATTGTTGATTACCTGCGCAGCCCCTTTACGCCCGCCTATCGAGGTTCTCTCTCAACCGTGCGACCCGATGACCTCGTGGCCGAGATCATCAAGGCCCTGGTCGGCCGGTCGGGCATCGATCCGAATGAGATCGAAGACGTCAATCTGGGCTGCGCGTTTCCCGAGGGAGAGCATGGTCTCAACATCGCGCGCTGCGCCGCGCTGATTGCGGGCTTGCCGCAATCGGTCGGCGGCTCGACGGTCAACCGCTGGTGCGGTTCGTCGATGCAGGCAGTCCAGATGGCGGCTGGGGCCATCGCCATGGGCGCCGGGGATGTCTTCATCGCCGGCGGCGTCGAGACGATGAGCCGGGTTCCGATGATGGGCTTCAATCCGATGCCCAATCCGCGGTGGAGCGATGCCCAGCGCACCGCATTCCTCAACATGGGGCTGACGGCGGAAAATCTCGCAGATCGCTACGACATCTCGCGGGAAGAGCAGGACGCCTACTCTCTGGAAAGCCAGAACAAGGCGCTCGCGGCGCGTGCCGATGGACGACTGGCCTCCGAACTCGCGCCGATCGGCGATGTCGGCGCTGATGGCTGTCCGCGTGCAACGGACGCTGAAAAGCTTGCCGGTCTCAAGACCGCGTTCAAGGCGGATGGCTCCGTCACCGCAGGTAATTCCTCACCCTTGACCGACGGAGCGTCGGCGACGCTCGTCTGCTCGGAAGCCTTCGTGCAACGCAACAAGCTGACACCGCTGGCGCGAATCGCGGGTTATGCAATCTCGGGATGCGCGCCGGAGATCATGGGGATCGGGCCTGTCGAAGCCAGCCGCAAGGCTTTGAAGCGCGCAGGCGTCACCGCCGCCCAGCTGGACGTCATCGAGATGAACGAGGCGTTCGCCGCGCAAGTGCTCGCCTGCTGCCACGATCTCGATATCGAACCGGCGCGCCTGAATCGCGACGGCGGCGCGATCGCGTTGGGTCATCCGCTCGGCGCCACCGGCGCCAGGCTGGTTGGCAAGGCGTCGCTGCTGCTCAAGCGCGATGGAGGCCGGCACGCGCTGGCGACCCAGTGCATCGGCGGTGGCCAAGGGATTGCAATGGTATTGGAGGCCGCTTGA
- a CDS encoding acyl-CoA dehydrogenase, with amino-acid sequence MAAYVPPIEDITFLLGDVFDFDAVVRVLPGFEDIDTALATSILEEGGKFCAEVLEPLNRPGDEEGCRLENGQAITPAGTIDAYSAFVAAGWPGLSGDAKYGGQGLPRVLQILLDEMIASANLSFGLFPGLTRGAVEAIGHHASDALKATYLPKMISGEWTGAMALTESSAGTDLGLLSTRAQPVGDGSYAITGTKIFISSGDHDLGGNIVHLVLARLPDAPKGVKGISLFLSPKFLVNKDGSLGSRNGMSVGSLEHKMGIHAQPTCVMNYDGAIGWLVGEPGRGLNAMFTMMNAERLFVGIQGLAIGEAANQKAVAYARERLQGRSADGARGPVPIIEHADVRKMLMTGRALTDAGRALAVWTALQMDVAARHPDAETRRVADGFVALLTPVVKAAFTDFGFETAVMSQQVFGGHGYIREWGMEQYVRDARITQIYEGTNGVQAMDLVGRKVPIENGGLVKRFFAMIAHDLQAAAGDANLGEAVNATSEALIRLEGLTDYMLAKGTDLEEAGAAATDYLRSLALVTYGWLSVRMAVKAAAKANAVPGLTQRKTALARFFAARLLPQTIALDAAIRAGAADVVGLESELL; translated from the coding sequence ATGGCTGCCTATGTTCCCCCGATTGAAGACATAACGTTTCTGCTTGGTGACGTGTTCGATTTCGACGCCGTGGTGAGAGTGCTGCCCGGTTTTGAAGACATCGATACGGCGCTCGCCACGAGTATCCTCGAGGAGGGTGGCAAGTTCTGTGCCGAGGTCCTCGAGCCTCTCAATCGTCCCGGTGACGAGGAAGGCTGTCGTCTGGAGAACGGCCAGGCGATAACGCCGGCGGGCACGATCGATGCCTATAGCGCGTTCGTAGCGGCTGGTTGGCCGGGACTCTCAGGTGACGCGAAATATGGTGGGCAGGGCCTGCCGCGTGTCCTGCAGATCCTGCTCGACGAGATGATCGCCTCGGCTAATCTTTCGTTCGGCCTTTTCCCGGGCCTGACGCGTGGCGCGGTGGAGGCGATTGGCCACCACGCGAGCGACGCATTGAAGGCCACCTACCTGCCCAAAATGATCTCGGGCGAATGGACAGGCGCTATGGCGCTGACAGAATCCTCGGCCGGCACCGACCTCGGCCTGCTCTCCACCCGCGCCCAGCCCGTGGGCGACGGATCCTACGCGATCACGGGCACCAAGATCTTCATCTCATCGGGCGATCATGATCTCGGCGGCAACATCGTCCACTTGGTGCTGGCGCGGCTCCCTGATGCTCCAAAGGGGGTGAAGGGTATCAGCCTGTTCCTGTCGCCGAAATTCCTCGTCAACAAGGATGGTTCGCTCGGGTCGCGCAACGGCATGTCGGTCGGTTCGCTAGAGCATAAGATGGGGATCCACGCCCAGCCGACTTGCGTCATGAATTATGACGGTGCGATCGGCTGGCTGGTCGGCGAGCCGGGCCGGGGATTGAACGCCATGTTCACGATGATGAATGCTGAGCGTTTGTTCGTGGGAATCCAGGGGCTCGCGATCGGCGAGGCCGCCAACCAGAAAGCTGTCGCTTACGCCCGCGAGCGTTTGCAGGGGAGATCGGCCGATGGCGCGCGCGGGCCTGTTCCGATCATAGAGCATGCTGACGTAAGGAAAATGCTGATGACCGGGCGCGCGCTGACCGACGCCGGTCGTGCGCTTGCCGTCTGGACCGCGTTGCAGATGGACGTCGCGGCGCGTCATCCCGACGCCGAGACGCGGCGCGTGGCCGATGGTTTCGTTGCTCTCCTGACGCCAGTGGTCAAGGCTGCCTTCACCGACTTCGGCTTCGAGACCGCCGTCATGTCGCAGCAGGTGTTCGGTGGCCACGGCTATATCCGCGAGTGGGGGATGGAGCAATATGTCCGCGACGCCCGCATCACGCAGATTTACGAAGGCACCAACGGGGTGCAGGCGATGGATCTGGTGGGCCGGAAGGTGCCGATAGAGAATGGCGGTCTGGTCAAGCGATTCTTCGCGATGATCGCTCATGACCTGCAGGCAGCCGCTGGCGACGCCAACCTCGGCGAAGCCGTTAATGCTACCAGCGAGGCGCTCATCCGGCTGGAAGGATTGACCGACTATATGCTGGCGAAGGGAACGGATCTGGAAGAAGCCGGCGCAGCCGCCACAGACTATCTGCGTTCTCTTGCATTGGTGACCTATGGGTGGCTCTCGGTGCGGATGGCCGTCAAGGCGGCGGCCAAGGCAAATGCCGTACCTGGACTGACGCAGCGTAAAACAGCCCTCGCCCGCTTCTTTGCAGCACGCCTCCTGCCTCAGACGATCGCGCTCGACGCCGCGATCCGCGCCGGGGCAGCCGATGTCGTTGGGCTCGAATCTGAATTGCTTTGA
- a CDS encoding helix-turn-helix domain-containing protein — MIQQAMSGKGLHIRELATKTGISKSRLGLLLHSNATKRPNLSLVEFQKILNALDISIVQAIISVESAIDQESVHDERFVTLLAMLSELFTGLPSMLIQALDEIDGIDGTEIRREWAVPLKEAVVEKLVKEVTNIMARRAVLTETSRLGL; from the coding sequence TTGATCCAGCAAGCGATGTCCGGGAAAGGCCTGCACATCCGTGAGCTCGCCACAAAGACAGGCATCAGCAAGAGCCGGCTCGGCCTCCTGCTACATAGCAATGCCACCAAACGGCCGAATCTATCCCTTGTCGAATTTCAAAAGATTCTAAACGCGCTGGACATCAGTATCGTGCAGGCGATCATCAGCGTCGAATCCGCAATCGACCAAGAAAGCGTTCACGACGAACGCTTCGTGACGTTGCTCGCGATGCTGTCCGAACTCTTCACCGGCCTGCCCTCCATGCTCATCCAGGCGCTGGACGAAATTGACGGCATCGACGGCACCGAAATACGACGAGAATGGGCTGTACCACTCAAGGAAGCGGTCGTCGAAAAACTGGTCAAGGAAGTTACCAACATCATGGCGCGCCGTGCTGTTCTCACCGAAACTAGCCGCCTCGGATTATAG
- a CDS encoding type IV conjugative transfer system protein TraE — protein sequence MEISYTHAQSQRVLRQRNLLVLVAAALGALAAILLLVTATRDREVILQPVLGSALTVNSAGVSREYLELITRDTAVLTLDRSPANLEYWMKSVLDITAPSAQGKIRADLMKIVNEQRGSSISQFFTIQTMEIDPKNLWSTVTGDLHTIVGNKVVSNERRTFRFDWQYSGLSLKLVGFGMVTTGKEKDQ from the coding sequence ATGGAGATCTCCTACACGCACGCGCAAAGCCAGCGCGTCCTCAGGCAGCGGAACCTGCTGGTATTGGTCGCGGCTGCGCTGGGTGCTCTCGCTGCGATCCTGCTTCTGGTCACCGCGACCCGGGATCGGGAAGTGATCCTGCAGCCGGTGCTTGGCTCGGCGCTCACGGTGAACAGCGCCGGCGTGTCGCGGGAGTATCTGGAACTGATCACCCGCGACACCGCGGTGCTCACGCTCGATCGCAGCCCGGCCAATCTCGAATATTGGATGAAGTCGGTCCTCGATATCACCGCGCCGAGTGCGCAGGGCAAGATCCGCGCCGACCTGATGAAGATCGTGAACGAGCAGCGCGGTTCGTCGATCTCGCAGTTCTTCACGATCCAGACGATGGAAATCGACCCGAAGAACCTGTGGTCCACCGTTACCGGCGACCTGCACACGATCGTCGGCAACAAGGTCGTGTCCAATGAGCGACGGACCTTCCGCTTCGATTGGCAATATTCCGGACTGTCCTTGAAGCTTGTCGGCTTCGGCATGGTGACGACCGGCAAGGAAAAGGATCAGTGA
- a CDS encoding TrbI/VirB10 family protein encodes MALSDFLSRKRAPLDGGAEDGVSPVASDLTANEAVRKKQRLLLAGVAGVGLIASSFWIFGDDRNKSASAGDAPAKVEVSTKDMVNKNLNQQEWMALSENQMQSVENQLKSVNGQQQRMDQLAQQVELLKGQNQAMRADGARVLSAYQQENDQLRREVATSRAAPPPAPGPAAMYGPGGTQNYQRPDGAASPRVAPNGGAEVKMVSFQTADTGTATRVAKGTTTYTDSINYLPPNSFASAKVIVGVDASAGVNSQTDPLPVVLRVTGPARSVYQNGRLLTTKIEGCLINGAARGELSSEKVYVKLQKMTCPQPGGRYAVSEVKGFIAFGGKTGVRGRVVSREGSLVTQAFLAGLAGGFGRGFSANATSFLQQPNVTVNGQRQKLGAGDIAQGGLGEGVAQSADMVSKYLIERAEQYQPVIEMPTGIDVEIVFLEGVYVRN; translated from the coding sequence ATGGCCCTGAGCGATTTTCTCAGCCGCAAGCGCGCGCCCCTGGACGGCGGGGCGGAAGACGGGGTCTCTCCAGTCGCAAGCGACCTCACCGCCAACGAAGCGGTCCGTAAGAAGCAACGGCTCCTGCTGGCTGGCGTGGCCGGCGTCGGGCTCATCGCCTCCTCGTTCTGGATCTTCGGGGATGACCGCAACAAGTCGGCATCCGCGGGCGATGCGCCCGCAAAGGTCGAGGTTTCGACCAAGGACATGGTCAACAAGAACCTCAACCAGCAGGAGTGGATGGCCCTCTCCGAGAACCAGATGCAGTCGGTCGAGAACCAGCTGAAATCGGTCAACGGCCAGCAGCAGCGCATGGATCAGCTCGCGCAACAGGTCGAACTGCTCAAAGGCCAGAACCAGGCGATGCGAGCGGACGGCGCGCGGGTCCTCTCGGCCTACCAGCAGGAGAATGATCAGCTGCGGCGCGAGGTTGCGACCAGTCGCGCGGCTCCGCCGCCGGCCCCGGGACCAGCTGCCATGTACGGACCCGGCGGGACGCAAAATTATCAGCGGCCCGATGGCGCGGCTTCGCCGAGGGTCGCGCCAAACGGCGGCGCCGAAGTGAAGATGGTGAGTTTCCAGACAGCGGACACCGGCACGGCGACGAGAGTCGCAAAGGGCACCACCACCTACACCGACAGCATCAACTATCTGCCGCCCAACAGCTTCGCGAGCGCCAAGGTCATCGTCGGGGTCGACGCAAGCGCCGGTGTGAACAGCCAGACCGATCCGCTGCCGGTCGTGCTGCGCGTCACGGGGCCCGCGCGATCGGTCTATCAGAATGGCCGGCTGCTCACGACGAAGATCGAGGGCTGCCTGATCAATGGCGCCGCGCGCGGCGAGCTTTCCAGCGAGAAGGTGTACGTCAAACTGCAGAAGATGACCTGTCCCCAGCCGGGCGGTCGCTACGCGGTGTCCGAGGTGAAGGGGTTCATCGCGTTCGGCGGGAAGACGGGCGTGCGCGGCCGGGTGGTCTCGCGCGAGGGTTCGCTCGTAACCCAAGCGTTCCTAGCAGGCCTTGCTGGCGGCTTCGGCCGCGGCTTCTCCGCGAACGCGACGTCGTTCCTTCAGCAGCCCAACGTCACCGTCAACGGCCAGCGTCAGAAGCTCGGGGCCGGCGACATCGCGCAGGGCGGACTCGGCGAGGGCGTCGCGCAGAGCGCCGACATGGTTTCGAAATATCTGATCGAGCGCGCCGAACAATACCAGCCGGTGATCGAGATGCCGACGGGCATCGATGTCGAAATCGTCTTCCTGGAGGGTGTATATGTCCGCAATTGA
- a CDS encoding lytic transglycosylase domain-containing protein yields the protein MRSFLLVCGAFCFGSATGFQAAAQTVKPIRTVQLISMSAGSMPSTSADAPHEPRGGAPDEDAVIPKERPELEDAFRVHDLSRRWVEFEMKNSFRSFAPTAAPASDDDDPFAHVGVARIGAASLPMVTPMPRPIPIPAWMTSGLAFSAVASRYAPRCGTSAYRPAGFLGAAAEARRLGYYAMMSDIACEYGIPTGLFDAMIIRESGYQAAIYSPRNAFGLTQLMPDTAEGLGVNRYDIEQNLRGGARYLRQQLDRFGQVHLALAAYNAGPGRVRNGVLPRIGETQAYVDNVLSNWQRLAGLARTATVQPADMQPAGRPKMRIGRTASISTF from the coding sequence ATGCGATCTTTTTTGCTGGTATGCGGTGCTTTTTGCTTTGGGAGCGCGACCGGATTTCAGGCTGCCGCGCAAACGGTCAAGCCGATCAGAACGGTTCAGCTCATCTCGATGTCTGCCGGCTCGATGCCATCGACATCTGCCGACGCGCCCCACGAGCCGCGTGGGGGCGCCCCGGATGAGGACGCCGTCATTCCCAAGGAGCGTCCCGAACTCGAAGACGCCTTTCGCGTCCACGATCTGAGCCGCCGATGGGTCGAGTTCGAGATGAAGAACAGCTTCCGGTCCTTCGCCCCGACTGCCGCGCCGGCGAGTGACGATGATGATCCCTTTGCTCATGTGGGGGTCGCCCGCATTGGCGCCGCGTCTTTGCCTATGGTCACGCCGATGCCGCGGCCGATCCCAATTCCCGCGTGGATGACAAGTGGGCTGGCCTTCTCGGCGGTCGCATCGAGATACGCTCCGCGGTGCGGGACGAGCGCATATCGTCCGGCAGGTTTCCTTGGCGCCGCGGCCGAAGCCCGGCGGCTTGGCTATTACGCAATGATGAGCGACATCGCATGCGAGTATGGAATTCCGACCGGGTTGTTCGATGCCATGATCATCAGGGAGAGCGGCTATCAGGCCGCGATCTACTCACCGCGGAATGCCTTCGGGTTGACCCAGCTTATGCCGGACACGGCCGAGGGTTTGGGTGTAAATCGATATGACATCGAGCAGAATCTTCGCGGCGGCGCCAGATATCTGCGGCAGCAGCTCGATCGCTTCGGCCAGGTGCATCTGGCGTTGGCGGCGTATAACGCGGGCCCTGGACGCGTGCGGAACGGCGTGTTGCCGCGGATCGGCGAGACACAGGCTTATGTCGACAATGTGCTTTCGAACTGGCAGCGATTAGCCGGCCTGGCGCGGACGGCGACGGTTCAACCGGCAGATATGCAACCTGCTGGCCGCCCGAAGATGCGTATCGGCCGCACCGCCAGCATTTCGACCTTCTAG
- the traL gene encoding type IV conjugative transfer system protein TraL: MAADKYVIPSHLDDPELIGLWTLDEFLAMVIPFVWGILSQHILLGMLLAGAGWWGLKKAKAGRAASWLLHMAYWHLPAGFTGMKATPPSYLRLMAG; this comes from the coding sequence ATGGCTGCGGACAAGTATGTCATACCGTCTCATCTAGACGATCCCGAGCTAATCGGGCTGTGGACGCTAGATGAATTCCTGGCGATGGTGATCCCGTTCGTCTGGGGTATCCTGTCTCAGCATATCCTTCTTGGCATGTTGCTCGCGGGCGCAGGCTGGTGGGGATTGAAGAAGGCTAAGGCAGGTCGGGCGGCGTCCTGGCTGCTTCACATGGCTTATTGGCATCTTCCCGCCGGCTTCACCGGCATGAAGGCCACACCACCCTCCTATCTTCGACTGATGGCGGGGTAA